The following nucleotide sequence is from Cellulosilyticum sp. I15G10I2.
TTTCTTTCATATCTATAAAGAGAAGGGATTTAAAGGAGTCAGAATTTAGTCCATGAGACTCAAGCCTTGCAAGGATGAATGGAATGTCAAACCTTTTACCATTATAAGTATAAACTTTTTGATAAGCAGTGCAAAATTCCAAAAAACTTTTAAGGATTTTAACTTCATCAGATCTATTTTCGGCAAACCATTGTATACTACTTACAGACATATCGTTTTTTTTATAGACAATACCTATACAGATAATACAATCATTAGTTTTGGAAAGTCCGGTTGTTTCAATATCTAATAAAAAACGTACATTTGACAATGTGGCAAATGGGTGATTGAATTTATCATAAATTATTTGCATAAAGGCATCCTCTTTTTAAATAAGGTGATCTGAAGGAAGGTTTAATAGCCTTGCTAAACTTAAATCAAGGTTCAGTGTATCACATAGATTTTGATACTTTGTATAGCTTAGCGTATCAAATGAAGCAGATGTTTTTAAAACAGCTCTTAACAAAATATTTTTTGGGGTGTGTACCATATCAATAAATTCTATTACATCAACTTTATAGCCTATTATTTCTAGAATATTGGCTCTCAAACCATCTGTCATAAGTGCGGCTATTCTTTCCTTTAAAAGTCCATATTTTAAAATAGGTTCTAAATTATCATTTTGAATTTGTGTATAGGCTTCATGATGACAACAAGGAACTGCGAGTATAACTTTTGACTGCCAGCCTATAGCTTTTTCAAGGGCACTGTCAGTAGCAGTATTACATGCATGTAATGAAACAACCATATCAATTTGCTGATCAGTTGTATAATGTCCGATATCACCTACTTGAAATATAAGATCATTATAACGTAGTTTTTTTGCTAAATCATTACAAAAGGTAATGACATCTTCTTTTAAATCGAGTCCGATTACCATAGCTTTTCTGCCAAGTATGGTATTTAAATAATGATATAGGGCAAAAGTTAAATAAGATTTGCCACAGCCAAAGTCTACAATACGTATAGGATCATTAGGAAGTGCTTCAAGAACATCTGAAACAATTTCAAGATAGCGATTAATTTGTTTGTACTTATCATATTTAGAGGGTTTTATTTTCTCATTTGCATCCATAATATCCAAAGCTTTCAAAAAAGGAGCAGAAGAAGGCGTATCTAGAATATAGCTTTTTTGTCTATTATGAGAAATTGCGATTGGGAGTTTTTGAGTAGGAGGCTTGGCTTTAATAGTTGCTTCTCCTTTTTTATTAACTAATATATGATAATCATGTAAAGTAGTAAAAAACTGTATTTGTTTAAACCCCACACAATGACTGTTTATAAAACTACTCATATTCTCTAAGTCGATATTCTCATGAAATGCTTTATTATCCTTAAACATAGTAAACTGTATATATAATGCATCATTAATAGTAACGTAGGCAGCAGTGATTTTCTTGAAGCCATCGTTTTTTCTGGGATTACTAAAGGCACATTTGATAAATGTTCCATCAGAGATTGCATTATTAATTAAGTTGATAAAGTTTTTCATAACATTTCTCCAGTATTTTAAATTTTACTCTAATCATACTATGAAAAAATAAGGTATGCAATAAAATGTATGTTATAATCAAAGTGAATAGAGGTGAAAATGTGTTTGAAGAAGATTATATAAGTTTAAATGAGGCACAAAGGCAGGTAGTCACTACAACTCATCAAAATGCGCTCGTTTTAGCTCCAGCAGGGACAGGTAAAACAAAGGTTATTGCTATGCGTAGTACTTATTTAATAAGAAATAATATATTACCAAAAGAACTCTTATGTCTTACCTTTACCAATAAGGCGGCTAAAGAAATGAAAGAGCGTATTAACTTATATTTGCCTGAGCAGTCTAAAGATATTACTATAAAAACATTTCATGCTTTTTGTTATATACTTATTAGCTCTGAAAAGCAAGCTTCACGTTTTTCATTTCCTTGTACGATTATTGATGAAACAGATAGTGATAGTATTATTAAAAAGATTATTGAAGCAGAGGGATTTAATGATGAGAGGATTTATTATCCAGAGCTGCGTACTTTTATTGAAAATATCAAACGACACAGTTTAAACTTTAATAGAGAAGAACGTTATTACTATAAAAAAATTGTAGCAAGTTATTTTAAAGAACAA
It contains:
- a CDS encoding class I SAM-dependent methyltransferase; translated protein: MKNFINLINNAISDGTFIKCAFSNPRKNDGFKKITAAYVTINDALYIQFTMFKDNKAFHENIDLENMSSFINSHCVGFKQIQFFTTLHDYHILVNKKGEATIKAKPPTQKLPIAISHNRQKSYILDTPSSAPFLKALDIMDANEKIKPSKYDKYKQINRYLEIVSDVLEALPNDPIRIVDFGCGKSYLTFALYHYLNTILGRKAMVIGLDLKEDVITFCNDLAKKLRYNDLIFQVGDIGHYTTDQQIDMVVSLHACNTATDSALEKAIGWQSKVILAVPCCHHEAYTQIQNDNLEPILKYGLLKERIAALMTDGLRANILEIIGYKVDVIEFIDMVHTPKNILLRAVLKTSASFDTLSYTKYQNLCDTLNLDLSLARLLNLPSDHLI